A region of Sulfuricella denitrificans skB26 DNA encodes the following proteins:
- a CDS encoding fused MFS/spermidine synthase, protein MKTTQSALIHSLSPSNGPMDFSIDIRESNGLRTLHFNKRWMQGAMRVTRPWALELEYTQVMMACLLMRDENRFPRNILLIGLGAGSLTKFLYRHCPLAHLTVVEIDARLVDVASEHFGLPDDPVRLKMVIGDGVDYMMASDQTFDLILVDGFNEHAHPGDLNTLPFYRACLSRLSEPGLLVVNLIGLSHGVKGGFAHIESAFEDRTLMFPKCKSGNTIAFASTAGVINISLDELKAKSIVFEQRTGLALLPILTRLELMETNAA, encoded by the coding sequence ATGAAAACAACTCAGAGTGCGCTGATTCACTCACTGAGTCCCAGTAATGGGCCTATGGATTTTTCAATAGATATTCGGGAAAGTAACGGCCTGCGCACGCTGCATTTTAATAAGCGATGGATGCAAGGCGCGATGCGGGTCACGCGGCCCTGGGCTCTGGAGCTGGAGTACACGCAGGTGATGATGGCGTGTTTGCTGATGCGCGATGAAAACCGCTTTCCGCGCAACATCCTGTTGATCGGCCTCGGCGCAGGCTCGCTGACAAAATTCCTATACCGCCACTGCCCGCTGGCTCATCTGACGGTGGTGGAAATCGATGCGCGTCTGGTGGATGTGGCTAGCGAGCACTTCGGGCTGCCGGATGATCCGGTGCGATTGAAAATGGTGATAGGCGACGGTGTCGATTACATGATGGCCAGCGACCAGACTTTCGATCTGATCCTGGTTGATGGTTTTAATGAGCACGCTCACCCCGGCGATCTCAATACGCTGCCTTTTTATCGGGCATGCCTCTCACGGCTAAGCGAGCCAGGCTTGCTGGTGGTCAATCTGATCGGTTTGAGTCACGGGGTAAAAGGCGGTTTCGCGCATATCGAATCTGCTTTTGAAGACCGCACCCTGATGTTCCCCAAGTGCAAAAGCGGAAACACGATTGCTTTCGCGTCAACCGCAGGCGTCATCAACATTTCACTGGATGAGCTGAAGGCAAAGTCGATAGTCTTTGAGCAACGAACCGGGCTTGCGCTGTTGCCGATTTTAACCAGATTAGAATTAATGGAGACAAACGCGGCGTAG